Within Hoplias malabaricus isolate fHopMal1 chromosome 16, fHopMal1.hap1, whole genome shotgun sequence, the genomic segment CGAGCACGCGAGAAGATCCAAGACTGCGCGAGAGGGAgggtgtatgtatgtatgtgtgtgtgtgtgagagagagagactgtgagtgtgtttgaaaGGACTTCCTTGAACTTTGATCCTTCAAAGAGAGACACAGGAGAACTCTGTTTATCATTAGCAGGTTTCTGCTTTTGAAGATATGCTTTAATTGCATGCCTTGTAGTCTCCAAACAGGTCTGGGTGTTCAGCATGTCTAATGTTAACGCTACATTGTATGAAGTTGAGGTCCAGAATGCATTCGTGGCGTGAAACAAATGTCCAGAACTCTCTGACAAATTCTTGAACATTTTGAAGAGTGATTGGGGTTTGCTTGCTGTTTTGaagttgtgtgtatgtggttgAACAAGAAGCCTGTTTACACTCTGAACCCAACATACTCTTCACACAGTCAGGAACTGGTTTGACTTGTTGGTGACCTGGGGGTAGGGCAACTGTCCTTTTGCATGCTTGATGAGTGCCACAGAGTTTGTGAGCTGAGATGTGGCTTTCTTGTTTGCCTTGGTAGGCGCGTTACTTTTGCCCCAGTTTCCAAGTGGTGGTGTTTCTGTGTTGTTGCAGGGGGTGTCTGTCCTCTGTTGCAGGTTTATGTGTAATTTATTGTTTCCTGTACAAGGGTCTGTCTGCATTTTGTGCTCTGCACTCTGAACGTCTTAGTGGAACCTCTTTTTTTTCATGAGCCCATGGTTGAAATTGACTAAAGAACACTGCTAGAAACAAAGAGGAGTGTGGAACAGCTGTGAAGGCATCAAGGCTCTATTTTTGAAAAGGTTCATAATCTTCCACTGCAAGTTCCCCATTTTAAAAGGCTTGAAGCTGATGTTTGTAAGCtgaactcactctctcttaaaCTCTCAGTCTTGGGAGAGTCTGAACATCTGAACACTCAGCACTGTCTGGGGGGGTAATTTCTAAACCCTGGTGGTGCAACACAGCGATGGCCATGGTGGGTGGGGGATGGGGCAACCCTAATGGGAGCACCAATGGCCTGGGGGAGAAGGGCTACCTGCGGGGGGAGGAGGATGAGAGCTCCCCGCAGGCAGGGAACAGCGACGCTGAAGGGGGAGAGGACGACAAGGCCTGTGTGGTGGACTGTGTGGTCTGCGGGGACAAATCTAGCGGCAAACACTACGGTGTTTTCACCTGTGAGGGCTGCAAGAGCTTCTTCAAGAGGAGCATTCGCCGCAACCTCAGCTACACCTGCAGGTAAGAGAGGAGACCCTTCTCAAAACCTCCTGATTCAGGCTGGGTGACAGAGACAAAGCCCTTATATTGTAGTCTTTATGTTTACTATGAAACACCGATTGGTCAGAACGACCCATTGCATTTAGCAGTCTTTTGCGATTTCAAAAGTAGAAGGCAGTTTTGCAAAAATGATGAAGAAATAATATAATGTTCTTCACACCCAAACTACCATCTACCATCAAACTGAATTTAACAAGTCAGTCTTAGAACTAAAGCGTGTTAGATCAGGTTTGGATGGTCTTTGTCCTTAATACTGTCAACTATGCCACaaggtttcttttttcttctgagGATATTTTGAACAGTAAAGTATAAGGAATACTGAAGACCAGTTGGTTTTCTCTGTATAAGAGTTATTAAAAGTTCTCAGGCTGAAAAATAATTCCAATAGTCACATTTACTTTAAGtaaaaaactattaaaatggCACTGTAGTCATCTAATTGGAGAGTTCATGGTCCATTTAGTTGTTTCCTAAAGATATGAAAGCTAAATGGTGAGATGTTGAAATGTACACCCCTCACTTTTACTAAATTTTCATGACCATTTAATGAACTCTGGATATCTGGGTATGAACCTGGCCAAGACTTACTTTATACTGTGTAAAACACAGTAATAGCTATTGATCGGACTGCAGGTGAGGTAATAATCTTGTAACAGTGGGTAAATACTGGTTACCTGCAACAAGTCTTGGCTTTGTTCTTTTAAATATGCATATAAGCAGTCTtatataatgtatgtatttaattatGTATTCCATTTCAATAAATATAAAGTAAGCATTCGGAATCCATTAAGAACGCATTTAGAATTCAGCTTGATTACGCACAGGAAAACTCTGCCATTTAGTTTGTAAATAGACAGGTCTCCACAGCTACACGTTGTTTTCAGTACTTCCGATTTTAATCTTGTTGAATGAAAATGTTGcacaattattaaaaggaaGTTCTGAAATTCCTAACAATTAGTTTTTCTTCTCATCACCTGCTGTCCATTACTGGTCCCACAGTTCTCTGAGCAGGACTGCTACCACTTTAAATTCACCAGGGGACCTTCATAGTATTTATTACAAATGTTTTCAGTTGACACAAGGCTCCAAAATGTAAACCGCACACACATGTCCAGTACAGCAGAGGCTGAGCTCATCCCTTAAAAGTGCTCAGTAGTACTTTGATAAGTAACTGGCTCATCATGTTGATTTTCGACTCTGGCTTAAGTAGAAACTTAAGTGTCTGTAAGACGTCATATGTTGAGCTCCTGGGCAGATTGTAAGAAATTTGTATGCTACATGCTCTGTGCTCATTTTAAAGTCATATGCAAGCAGTcatgatgtttaatttaaagatttaaagagTTTTAAATTGTAATATTAGCTTAATATCAGTACATCAATTTTGCATTGTTACATCCCAAAGCATCAAATCCATGTTTAGAATAAAGGTGGTCAAACGCATTATGCTACACAGTGATATAGCTAATAGTAGGAATGAAATAATAACATGGAATAATAGCCAGTGACTAAAAGCGATAATGGCTGGAGAACAGGTTTCGTATACATAGCTACTGTTCATTAACACTAGTATGGGAAAAAAAACCACTAAACATTGTATTTTGCCTCATTACTGGGGTAAGGAATGCACCCTGGGCTCTTAAGGCCATGCCTTGGTCAAAGCATTCAGGAAAGGTCATATTCCTCTCTAAAAATGGAAACAACATAAACCCTTCAAAACATTTCAGCTGATTTTCTGGTTCCTTGCAGTTCATCCCCTCATTTGTCACATTCACTTGGCCATTTTACCATCTCTGCAGAGACAATGCTCTTCTGGCTTCCTGTGCTGTTTGAGAATAGGTTTTAACCAATGGACAAAGAAGACTGTGGCCATGGCAGCTACAGAAATGCAGAAATGGATGCACGTTCTTTTAGCCATGTCAAGGTTGTGTGGGCTGATGATTTACCAAGGCCAGTTATTTGATAACTTCTCAAACATGGTACGCCACCAAGGCCGGCCATCTCAGGGGGTCAATTCATGAGGGTGCGTAGCAACCCAGTCACATTATGTTCATAGCATCTGAGCCAGGGCTCAACACTGACTCTTCAATTGCTTTTCAGTGGAATGCCTTTATTGCAAGCTGAGTGACCCTGCACTGTTCATTACTGGAGAGGATGCTACAGGATGTACTTTGTTGATAAAACCGAATATGCTTTATATGATATATTCAACCGCTTTAACTGGCTTCTTACATAATATGCACACTCATAATTCGTTTTATAAAAAAGACAGATTAGCCTTGACAAGCACTATCAGTCAATaattgaaaatatgtttttgtgaaaatgtcacTGCTGGTATTGTGAGTCCTTAACATATCAGTTCTGTAGTGGTGTGATTAAATTTGCCATTATATCTTGATAAATGCTGCAGGGAAGATGTTATTAAGAAGAGCCTCTCAGATACAAATCTGTAAATGACTGAATCTAATGATATTAACCTGAAGGATATGGTTTATGAGTGAAAAGAAAATGCTGCACAGATATGCTGACTGCATGCTGGTACCAGCCTTGGTTATGAAATGCAGAGAGAGTAAGTCATATTTCTTGTTTTGGTTGTGTTTTGCAGATCAAACAGAGAATGCCAGATCGATCAGCACCATCGCAACCAGTGCCAGTACTGCCGTCTGAAGAAATGCTTCCGTGTGGGCATGAGAAAAGAGGGTAGGTATTCTAGCTTTCCTTAGGCCTTTGACCTACATTACACTTTATTGTCTAAGAACAGAAATTCTTGAACTGGACATACAATtgtagggaaaaaaaataagcaaCACTTATTTTTAGTGTTGAAGGCCCTTCAAACAAAAAATTGTAagtgttgtttcttttttttcctacaATCATATATCTAATTCAAGAATTTCTTGATTGTTTAAGTAAAATATGTTGACGTAAAAGCTCAAAACTTCAATCCATGCAGTCCATAAGTGCAAATTATTCTTCAGATATAGTTCATTTTGATTTCATTTGCAACATTTACATGGACCATTTAAAGGTTGTTCACAATTTTCATTTATAAACATGGCTTCTTTAGGAAGcattcagtaaaataaatagGGAAGTGAAAGTGGATCTTCATTGCCccaaataaacttttttttttttgcatattttttctTATACTAAAACGAGAGTGCTGTATGCTTTCAGCATAATTTTTATAtgatagtatatatatatatttaattatatgattgtatattattttaaagattaACTACTTAGAACACTACTTAGAAGTCCCTTTTTGTAGACCTGTCAATGAATTTAGTATGaatagtttgttttattatagcAACCTAATTGTATCTTGGATTGATCTTAAATGTTATCATTTTTGATGAATTTGGTCCAGTCATCATTCATCAATCCCTAATATAAAGCAATTCTAATGGCAAAAATTGAAATagtttatttaattaacatcCAACATCTCATTATGAGACTAGCTTGGCATTCAGCCAAAAGTCCGAAGCCTGTTCCTCTGTCCCTGTGTGACCTTGGCAGGCTTGGTGCCAGAGGCAGTTCTCTAAGCCGTACTATTCAGTACTGAACTGCCAGCTATAAATCTGCTTTACCACAAGATTAATGTGGTGGTGGAAGTGTACAAAAAGGTCAGCATCGCCTCACTGTCCTGTAAAAGTTACAGTGCATCCTTGACCGGGTTATCTAGGACATTAACACATTAGcataaacagagacagagtgtTCTTCTATTCTCAGAAGCTGATGCAGGATGATGCATTCTGTTATCAATGTAGGATTAAACACTAAAGTTAGTCTTTAAACTAACTCACATTAAAGTACAGAGTCTTCCTTTGTATATTAGCTATATTGTTCCTTTGCAAAAAAGGAAACATAAGGAAATCTGTCTTCGCAGCTCAACTTACATTTTGTTAAAGAGGAACACTGATGTGTGCCTGTATTGAATCATAATTCTTTATCTGCATTTCTTCCCTGCAGCAGTCCAGCGTGGACGAATCCCTCCATCCCACTCTGGCATCAGCCCTACCTCCATGGTTGGTGGTGCCGGTGGTGGAGGAATTGGTGCACCAGGCATGGGGGGCGacttcttcaatggtcagccTGCCCCTGAGCTCATAACCCAACTCCTGAGAGCCGAGCCATATCCCAACAGCCGTTATGGAGCCCAGTGTGGCCAGCAGCTTGGGGGAGGCAACAGCGCCGTCATGGGAATAGACAACATCTGTGAGCTGGCAGCCCGACTGCTCTTCAGCACCATTGAGTGGGCCCGGAACATTCCTTTCTTCCCTGACCTGCCGGTCTCTGAGCAGGTGGCATTGCTGCGGCTAAGCTGGAGTGAACTGTTCATCCTGAACGCAGCGCAGTCTGCTCTGCCGCTCCACATGGCCCCACTGCTCGCTGCCGCAGGCTTCCACGCCTCACCTATGTCTGCCGAACGTGTCGTTTCCTTCATGGACCAGGTTCgcgtcttccaggaccaagtgGATAAACTGACGCGACTGCAAGTGGACTCTGCTGAGTACAGCTGCCTGAAAGCCATTGCCCTCTTCTCACCAGGTgactgatgatttttttttgtaccgCTTGTTAAAACAAAGATTTACAATTTTTTGCTTACTTCTTTATTTTGCACTGGTGAAAAAGTATCAACACAAATGTAGCTAACAGGTACAAATATTTAGCCATCAATGTCAATGTGCgtactgcaaaaacacacaaacttgcCTCAGCCTCAGACTGTTGTCTGGAAGTCCTCAGAATGTCCACTAATACCGTTTTTAGGTATGCAGTTTGTGTTTTATAGATACATTGTTATAACATTTCACAAACcacataaatatgttttaagatTAACACAGACTCCATTGCTACATTAGCTTTACATTTGGAGTAAGGGGAATATTTTGCAgcagtttaaaaacatattaaaatcacaaaatattataaaatggaATCACCCATGTAACTTTGCACGTTCATAACCCACTAAACAGCCATTTTTTCAGTCAATTTCTACAGAtcacttaaataaataagtttttttttattagcgcttagaatttaaatgtattcagtAACCTTTCAGACTTGTAAGTTGAATGTGACATAACGCATATGTCACCTGAACCTCTTAAATTGCAGATTTATTACTAAGGAATTATTCTCGTGGCTTATGTTGTAGTACCTTTTGTGTAATAAAGTATGTATAAGTGTgggaaattaaaataaaggccCAAACATAggcttttaatatttttttaatagacTGAATAATACAAATTTGACTGGGTGcccaatattttgtttttgttttggctaAAAATTAACATCAATATGGATACATCTGAAGGtattttttggtgtttttatgcatatatattttaacaaatcTATTTTTGCTTTACACCTCTACCATCAAAATAAAACACTCTGTGCCATTTGTGTCCAAGAGTTTGCCACTGAACTTCTGTTTGTGTCTTAGATGCATGTGGACTGACCGACCCAGCCCATGTGGAGAGTCTACAGGAGAAGGCCCAGGTGGCCCTGACTGAATACGAGCGCATGCAGTATCCTACTCAGCCACAGCGATTTGGACGCCTGCTGCTACGTCTGCCCTCGCTCAGAGCTGTTCCCGCCAACCTCATCTCTCAGCTCTTCTTTATGCGGCTGGTTGGCAAGACGCCCATCGAGACTCTCATCCGAGACATGCAGCTGTCAGGCAGCTCAATTAGCTGGCCTTACGTGCCCGGACAGTAACTGAGTTGACTAGCCGCAATCTGCTGCTCAAACTGACTTCCATGTTCTGTGTGGGCTTTATAGGTTCTCAGTATGTGATTTCTTAGTCGCTGCGTGAATGTTCATGTTGTGTTATATTCTGCAAAACCTCTTTGCTCCTTTAGTGTACATGGTGAAGGATAAATGGTCAGTACGTTGTCACATGTCTTTAGGCGCATTGATCGAGTCACTCAACTTTGGGATACCTCAGGTTTTTTACTTAAATAGCAAAACTTAACAGAGGTGACTCTATTATACACGCATAAGCACAATGACAGACCATTGACAAGAAGCAATGACAGAAAGTATTGTAAGATAATTCAGAGGAAACAATGATAAACTAATGGGATCGGAGCCCTAAAGAGATAGTAAGTCTCAGGCCTGTGATTAAGATTGCCCTTGGTCCAGCTTTAAATGCAAGTTATTATGGGAGATTTTTGGTACCCTAAGAATCATAATTACTATATGAATTATAATGAGTGTAGCTTAGATGAAGACTCATGAAGGTATTATGGACTTCTATATCAAAAAATTTGGAAAGCCTGACCACTTACTTGAAAAATCAGTAATGAATAATGTATTGTGGAATAGTTGTGTGTAGTCCTGCTTAAATTGGGTCCAAAAAACCAAACATTTCATACTGTCAGTCATGAAAAATATCCGATATTTTTGCATACtaataataaagacaaaatattaattcaaaAATTTATTCTTTGGTCATTGAACACTGCAGTTCAATCCTTGTTTTCCAAGACACtggatgaaaaaaaatataattttggtCATGTATTCTATACTGTGATTATTATTACACAAACGACACTTAGGGACACATATCTCCAATGATTAAAGTTGTTCACTGAAATTTATCTACAGCCAACAATTTCATAACAAAGCAATCAGTCctaaaaatgacagaaatagcTACAAGGGCCTATTGGGGTCTGGTTTTACATGTATTTGAGCGCTAAAATCCACAGTGAGCGTAAATGTGGACTGAATTTTCAATCAAAGCATTAGCATGACACTCAAGGCATCAGTTAATGGTATAATAAACACAGTATGGGAgatgtttctgtttattatgTGTAGTGTGCTAAAACCTTTTTGGTTGGATGTCTTTCTGACAAAGGTTCTGCTGTGGTTAAGTGCCTCACATCAATGACCACATGGCTGCTGGCTCATATCTGACATGTTTCCCTGAAATTTGAGGATGCCCTGGGGAACGAGGGGACCTAAGCCCAAGCTGAGGCTATTTTCTTACAGGAGGAGTACAAAAAGAAATTAATGTAGCTAAGGGTCGGTCCACTTAAGGCTAAACTGCTAGACAAATGCATTGTGGTAGCATGAGGTTATTGCTTTGTCTAGGATTTTAATTTAATCCTATCTAGAAACCAAATATACTTGTTTTCAGTgaatcagtaaaaaaaataaataagctttAATAAGGGTATTAGGTTTAAGTTATGTGTTTTTGTAACTATTTGGCAAGTAAGCTGACAACCACTTAACACAATGTTAGCAAGGAagcaaaaacaatatatattttcccaATTAATATCTAATTCCCTGTTTAAATGGTGACTTATTCATACCTCAgatatttaaagtcatttttgatgTAGTAACTGAATCGTCAATTTTGTCTGCTAAAAATTCAGAACCCCTGTATCACAATGCTAgtttgtattcttttttttaaagtgatgTATCCTAAGGAGATGAGGCATTATAAATCATGTCTTTTTCAATTATAAACTAATTTCAGTGGCAGTTGTTTTGAGGAAAAGATTCTGTATAAAACAAGTCCTTATGTATTGTGCTGAAAGCAATCGTCTGGATGAAGCACATGGCAGAACTAGCACAGTGATGCAGATGTTGAGGAGACACAAAGGGAAACCCAATGTCGACTCAATGGCGCCCCCAGCTTGTAAAAAAACGTTTACAATGACACTGCAATGAAAGGCCATGTTGAGTTCAGTCATGTTTACACTCTGCCtccatgtcttttttttcagaGCAGAAACAGACCAAATGAGAAATGTAATGCTATTTTCTGCCCACTCCCAGACCTGACATTAGAAGGCATTTCTGCCCTTACGTGCATTATAACCATCCTCCCTAGACCAATATCACCATGACGGCTGTAACTGGAGCATAGTGATGATTCATTACAACGAGGAAACATGAATCAGCTACAGTCAAAGTGTGGCTGCTATTATATGTGTAAATTCACagtctagttttttttttatatttcaaccAAGAATTTACAGCTGTAGACCGACAGTATACATGACACTGACTCTGGCTTTTCGCCAACAGGGGGCATTAATCATCGACTTCCACTGATATTTACAGGACATCTACTTGACTTTAAGAACGAAACTCAAATAGACCCCACTCTGTAGTGCCCTATATTCACAAGCAgaatatgtataaataattGACTTAACTGTATATAAtagaattaagaaaaaaaaactttttaggACAGTTTTACCTAATGAAAGCATAATGACAAATGAGCATACATTCTTTCAGAGTATTTTATGTAATCACAACAAATAAGCATTTATCGTAGAATAATTCTCTTCCATTGGCTTTTGAACAATttatataacaataaaatatttaagtaaaaaaatgtctcatgctggcggcatggtggcgcagacacacagctccaggggcctagaggttgtgggttgagtcccgctccgagtgactgtctgtgaggagtgtggtgtgttctccctgtgtctgcgtgggttccctccgggtgctccggtttcctcccacagtccaaaaacacgttggtaggtggattggcgactcaaaagtgtccgtaggtgtgagtgaatgtgtgtgtgtgtgtgttgccctgtgaaggactggcgccccctccagggtgtattcccgccttgcccccaatgattccaggtaggttctggatccaccctgaccctgaactggataagcagttacagataatgaatgaatgaaagtacaGATCTCacattgttccaacatgtaATGcttttataatgaatgaatgtctcatGCTGAGTTTTCAACTAatagtttatttgtgtgtgttagcatAGATGCTTCAGATGCCTAGTTCCTATCACAGCAACTGTTAAGTGTTCTGTTCCTCTGTTATAATATGCCATGCCTTTGGGCTCTAAACATGCTGGACTGCATACAacataatttcgtgttaacacacACCTATTCGGCTTGTTAAAGGAGAGGctcacaattgtaatcaaaattcagaagatgtttcctcaccatctgcTAGCTCTACTGCTAGCTCAGTTTTTACGAAGCCCTGGTGTCATCAAATGACTAAAAACATAAACTGACTCACTCCTGTATGCTAGGTTTCTCTCTATTTGCTCACGGTAGtaaaaaggcatctggagtttttagacaacagagaaagCCCCaaaatttgaagaaaaaaaaagcatgaaccaagttGAGaatattgttctattcctgctccagacgtaggtaatattgacttatttttactgtttctaattacttaaagtggaaataTCTCCACATTTGTGAGAGGGCTAACTGTATGAAAGCAAACAGCTCAAAAGTACTACAAAACctaacaacttgagttacaaatgggaTTTGGTGATCATTCACAAAGTGACTAAACTTACTGTCAAGCTCAACTTCGTACAAACTAGAGTATTACTTCCCTCTAAGATGTTACACTTTAAAGAATGCAGAGTTTCTGAGcggaaacaaaccagagaacaatAGTTCTCCTAAATCTCAGACGTtccctttaatttaatttataattcatttataaattcggtggaattcccctttaaaagaGAAGGACTGATCCTGAGTTTGGTTCTGCCCCCAGCATGTCATCTGCATGTTGTCATTCATGGGTGTGACCACAGAGCTTCGGTCCTAAAACATAGAAAGCGTTTGTGTTCTCTGTTTGCAGCCTGTGGAGAAAATAATactttgtatttaatatttaatatgtctTTCATACCAGGCCAGCCTGTCACAGCTGTGGTGGTaagtcttttaaggtggggAACTGAAGAAAGTTTGCAGCTCCTGAGCTCAGTTAGCTGTTTCATTCACCTTCTCCACAAAGAGCTTTCGTAAACAACAAAGAATATAAGGTTACTACTAGTAAGCGGTTATTTTGTGGTACATGTTTGTAAATTAAGGAGTGTTTATATTGTAGTTTGCAGTTAAATTACCAGTGCTAAATAAGTGTAGTATGAGCGATAAGCCTTAGGGGCTTCTTATCATATCGCcagttactttaaaaaaaaattccgttccaccttaaatagagccGCTACTCCTAGCTGTTAATGTTGGTGTACGTAACCGTACACTGAACTGCTTtcgaatttaaggtggaacggaaaattcagtaATATAAGTAAACCTTAGCGTCGTGTAGTGCCATTAGACAGTTTTAGCCATATTTGTTAGTTAGCTAACTTTGATTATTTAAAGAGTTAACACCCATGCCATGTTGTTAAGACACTACCTGTAACTTAGCATTAGCAGCAGGTTTACTAGACGCTAGCTACTGTTTGAAACAATTTGTCGTTGCATTAATTTGGTGaccaacaaaaccaaacaaatgtAGTTTTCTGAAAATGGCCTGAATTTAAACATAAACGAAGCAGGTTTTATTAAGTTGCATTAAAAGTTTTGGAGTGACAGTTACAGGTAAAGGTGTGGCTTAAATCCATTACTCACAGGTAGAAACATGTGAGTGTGGCCTTATAAGGACAAGCAACTCTGCTGTTTACTCAGGGGTACATGTATTTCATGTTTTGTATATTTCATGTTGTTATATTACATAATGTTATTAACATGCTTAGAAATACAAGGTGTATTaatattatgtaaatatgtctatacaagtatgtatgtataaataTTACTTGCATAACAGTTTACAAAGCACCAGAAGCTATTTAAGTACCCTTCAGGAGATTTTCTGATCATTGTAAACATGAGTAAGTGAGACAAAAACTAATTTGAGGTTATGGGGTTGTTGTACTATTCTGACAGACCAAATCAAGCATTCTTTTGCATCACCTGTAAGAAACCCACTTAAGTTTTTTT encodes:
- the nr2f6b gene encoding nuclear receptor subfamily 2 group F member 6b isoform X2 — its product is MAMVGGGWGNPNGSTNGLGEKGYLRGEEDESSPQAGNSDAEGGEDDKACVVDCVVCGDKSSGKHYGVFTCEGCKSFFKRSIRRNLSYTCRSNRECQIDQHHRNQCQYCRLKKCFRVGMRKEVQRGRIPPSHSGISPTSMVGGAGGGGIGAPGMGGDFFNGQPAPELITQLLRAEPYPNSRYGAQCGQQLGGGNSAVMGIDNICELAARLLFSTIEWARNIPFFPDLPVSEQVALLRLSWSELFILNAAQSALPLHMAPLLAAAGFHASPMSAERVVSFMDQVRVFQDQVDKLTRLQVDSAEYSCLKAIALFSPDACGLTDPAHVESLQEKAQVALTEYERMQYPTQPQRFGRLLLRLPSLRAVPANLISQLFFMRLVGKTPIETLIRDMQLSGSSISWPYVPGQ
- the nr2f6b gene encoding nuclear receptor subfamily 2 group F member 6b isoform X1 — its product is MAMVGGGWGNPNGSTNGLGEKGYLRGEEDESSPQAGNSDAEGGEDDKACVVDCVVCGDKSSGKHYGVFTCEGCKSFFKRSIRRNLSYTCRSNRECQIDQHHRNQCQYCRLKKCFRVGMRKEAVQRGRIPPSHSGISPTSMVGGAGGGGIGAPGMGGDFFNGQPAPELITQLLRAEPYPNSRYGAQCGQQLGGGNSAVMGIDNICELAARLLFSTIEWARNIPFFPDLPVSEQVALLRLSWSELFILNAAQSALPLHMAPLLAAAGFHASPMSAERVVSFMDQVRVFQDQVDKLTRLQVDSAEYSCLKAIALFSPDACGLTDPAHVESLQEKAQVALTEYERMQYPTQPQRFGRLLLRLPSLRAVPANLISQLFFMRLVGKTPIETLIRDMQLSGSSISWPYVPGQ